A section of the Diabrotica virgifera virgifera chromosome 8, PGI_DIABVI_V3a genome encodes:
- the LOC126889394 gene encoding uncharacterized protein LOC126889394 → MYRQVLVNEDDCQVQKIIWRADSNEGLKCYKLNTVTYGTASAPYLAVRSLLQVAEDNKRDYPLASKIIKGDFYMDDLLSSSDTDTKEEIKIQKDVSKVLADSLIQGLNYENGFVMNQI, encoded by the coding sequence atgtatcgCCAAGTTTTAGTGAACGAAGATGATTGTCAAGTTCAAAAAATAATTTGGCGTGCAGACTCAAATGAAGgactaaaatgttataaattaAATACTGTTACATACGGTACCGCATCTGCTCCGTATTTGGCTGTTAGGAGTTTGTTACAAGTTGCTGAAGATAATAAGCGTGATTATccattagcatcaaaaataattAAGGGCGACTTCTATATGGATGACTTGCTCAGTTCCTCAGATACTGATACTAAAGAGGAAATAAAGATACAGAAAGATGTTTCGAAAGTTTTAGCTGATTCTCTGATTCAGGGTTTGAATTACGAAAATGGCTTTGTAATGAACCAAATATAG